From the candidate division WOR-3 bacterium genome, the window GTTTCTCAGAAATTGGTTCCGGCTCAAGGTGAAATAGTCCGCAGTGCCAAATCTGTCGGGACTTGTTTTGGAATACCAGGTTAAAATTTTAAAATTTCTTTGGAGGAAAAAAAATGGAAAAATTGACGAAAGAGACTTTTAAAGAAAAAATTTTCAATTACGAAAACGACGGAGATATGGTTTTATTAAACCCTTTGCCTTGTATAATCGACTTTTACGCTGATTGGTGCGGTCCCTGCAAAATGGTTCACCCGATACTTGAAGAACTCTCCAGAGAGTATGATGGTAAAATCAACATTTATTCTGTCGACACGGAAGACCAACCTGAACTGGCATCGGTTTTCGGAATTCAGAGCATACCCAGCATTCTTTTTGTTCCCAAGGGTGAAAAACCCCAAATGGCTGTTGGAGCTCTGCCGAAAAAAACTTTCCATCAAGCTATTAAAGAAGTTCTCAAGGTAGATGCCGCTTAAAAAAGTTCTCGGAGTAGATCTTCACGGAACGTTGCTGGACAAGTTTTGG encodes:
- the trxA gene encoding thioredoxin encodes the protein MEKLTKETFKEKIFNYENDGDMVLLNPLPCIIDFYADWCGPCKMVHPILEELSREYDGKINIYSVDTEDQPELASVFGIQSIPSILFVPKGEKPQMAVGALPKKTFHQAIKEVLKVDAA